A section of the Oncorhynchus gorbuscha isolate QuinsamMale2020 ecotype Even-year linkage group LG06, OgorEven_v1.0, whole genome shotgun sequence genome encodes:
- the LOC124038312 gene encoding purine nucleoside phosphorylase-like: protein MFPESSTGISYEDCKGTADWLLAQTSVRPLVGIVCGSGMGGLADMLKDQVAFNYKDIPNFPQSTVDGHAGRLVFGMLKGRPCVCMQGRFHLYEGYAIQQITLPMRIFSLLGVETVILTNAAGGLNQDFKVGDIMIMKDHINMPGFAGNNPLSGPNDDRFGVRFPCMSDAYDRELQQLAVDVGEELGYGDFLREGVYCVLGGPSFETIAECRMLHKLGADAVGMSTVHEVIVARHCGMRVLALSLITNKAVMDYDSEEKANHKEVLETGQHRSIQLQKLVSTMVTRMEYNNTNA from the coding sequence ATGTTTCCAGAGTCAAGTACCGGGATCAGCTATGAGGACTGCAAGGGCACAGCAGACTGGCTGTTGGCCCAGACCTCTGTTCGCCCCCTGGTGGGCATTGTGTGTGGTTCAGGAATGGGAGGACTGGCTGACATGCTTAAAGACCAGGTGGCCTTCAACTACAAGGACATCCCCAACTTCCCCCAGAGCACAGTGGATGGACATGCTGGTCGCCTGGTGTTCGGGATGCTGAAGGGAAGgccatgtgtgtgcatgcagggTCGCTTCCACCTCTACGAGGGATACGCCATCCAGCAGATCACCCTGCCCATGCGGATCTTCAGCTTGCTGGGTGTTGAGACAGTAATCCTGACCAACGCTGCTGGCGGTCTCAACCAGGACTTCAAGGTGGGAGACATCATGATCATGAAAGACCACATCAACATGCCTGGGTTCGCTGGCAACAACCCACTGTCTGGACCTAACGACGACAGGTTCGGCGTGCGATTCCCCTGTATGTCTGATGCGTACGACAGAGAGCTGCAGCAGCTGGCTGTGGATGTGGGAGAGGAGCTGGGCTACGGTGACTTCCTGCGTGAAGGCGTGTACTGTGTCCTGGGCGGGCCCTCGTTCGAGACCATTGCGGAGTGTCGCATGCTGCACAAACTGGGAGCTGACGCTGTCGGTATGAGTACAGTTCATGAGGTGATTGTAGCGCGTCACTGCGGCATGCGAGTGTTAGCCCTGTCCCTGATCACCAACAAGGCTGTGATGGACTACGACAGTGAGGAGAAGGCCAACCACAAGGAAGTCCTGGAGACAGGCCAGCACCGCTCCATCCAGCTGCAGAAACTGGTCTCTACCATGGTCACTCGCATGGAGTACAACAACACCAACGCCTAA